From the Rhodoferax mekongensis genome, one window contains:
- a CDS encoding ankyrin repeat domain-containing protein, producing the protein MLSLNDPISEEINLHANSIAQVLQLTLAHAQELVISQPIGVTLKLPPSTGLSRSDEKTKTPLAFLIAGSLFSLAVVTASGYVAYQYAMRERASTAIVTAGFELGPNGLIRAISGRHLELIPAYARLGFSLSATPRVIEAAFISGSSAVVDAVLAGGATLAHEPNLGSFLQFAVDSDDPAVVEALIGLQPLSSNDVLPQIRHVIESGKWKAFERLALEEVYLSFESKNGETIAHVAGLSDSASLIQALQLSGRVDWTARNAQGQTALHFAVHNDKATAAAALVALGLDPLQEDSEGRTPLMIAWEKGRDSVIAAITNGSKVALEQLLKSDFSAVFRSDAVLTARTLIAGGIQLDAVQPNGHTPLFDAVQSSRLEMATLLLGAGASADAISDMRDVQGVTPLMMASANGHIPLIKLLLERGASTTIRASNGATALSIAKGRGRDDVVSLLGSTVN; encoded by the coding sequence ATGTTGAGTCTCAATGATCCAATCTCAGAGGAAATAAACTTACATGCGAATTCGATTGCCCAAGTACTTCAATTGACTCTTGCGCATGCGCAAGAGTTGGTTATTAGTCAACCTATTGGAGTCACACTAAAGTTGCCACCGTCGACTGGACTAAGTCGTTCGGATGAGAAGACAAAGACTCCACTTGCTTTCTTAATCGCAGGGTCACTTTTTTCACTTGCAGTTGTAACGGCTAGTGGGTACGTCGCATATCAGTATGCAATGCGTGAGCGTGCCTCGACAGCAATAGTGACCGCTGGATTTGAGTTGGGTCCGAATGGATTGATTCGGGCTATCAGTGGACGTCATCTGGAGCTTATACCGGCATATGCTCGTTTGGGTTTTTCTTTGAGTGCCACCCCGCGGGTGATTGAGGCGGCATTCATTTCCGGATCAAGCGCAGTTGTTGATGCGGTATTGGCTGGTGGAGCCACACTAGCGCACGAACCTAACCTGGGATCCTTCCTACAGTTTGCAGTGGATTCCGATGACCCCGCAGTGGTAGAAGCGCTAATTGGCCTGCAACCTTTGAGTTCGAATGATGTGTTGCCGCAGATCAGGCATGTCATTGAGTCGGGTAAATGGAAGGCCTTTGAGCGGCTGGCACTTGAAGAAGTCTATTTAAGCTTTGAGTCCAAAAATGGAGAAACTATTGCTCATGTGGCAGGCCTGTCTGACTCGGCCAGCCTAATTCAGGCGCTTCAATTATCCGGGAGAGTTGATTGGACAGCACGTAACGCGCAAGGGCAAACAGCTCTTCACTTTGCGGTCCACAACGACAAAGCGACAGCAGCAGCGGCACTTGTAGCTCTTGGGCTCGATCCATTGCAGGAAGACAGTGAAGGTAGAACCCCCTTAATGATCGCTTGGGAAAAGGGTCGAGATTCTGTCATCGCCGCAATCACGAATGGCAGTAAGGTAGCTTTGGAGCAACTTCTAAAGAGTGATTTTTCTGCAGTATTTCGTAGTGATGCTGTTCTGACAGCAAGGACCCTGATCGCAGGTGGAATTCAGTTAGACGCAGTTCAACCAAATGGTCACACGCCCTTGTTTGATGCAGTTCAGAGTTCAAGGTTGGAGATGGCAACACTATTGCTTGGCGCCGGTGCAAGCGCTGATGCGATAAGTGATATGCGAGACGTACAAGGAGTGACGCCGTTGATGATGGCCAGTGCGAATGGACACATACCGCTGATCAAATTGCTGTTGGAGAGAGGGGCGAGTACGACCATCAGAGCCTCAAACGGTGCAACTGCATTGTCGATTGCTAAGGGGCGCGGTAGAGACGACGTTGTCTCTCTCCTAGGCAGTACGGTCAATTAA